In one Mangrovibacterium diazotrophicum genomic region, the following are encoded:
- a CDS encoding phage tail protein, whose product MAINYPVSVFHFQVEWGGNRIGFTEVSGLTVELQNIDYREGSSLEYQVTKMPGIPQYSNITLKRGVFQGDNEFFQWLNTVKLNKIERRDLTISLLNEEHAPVVAWKVKDAYPCKVDGPSLNSTGNEVAIESIELCHEGLTIEFS is encoded by the coding sequence ATGGCTATTAACTATCCAGTTAGCGTTTTTCACTTCCAGGTTGAATGGGGTGGAAACAGAATCGGCTTCACCGAAGTGTCCGGGTTGACCGTCGAGCTTCAAAATATCGATTACCGCGAAGGTAGCTCACTCGAATATCAGGTAACCAAGATGCCTGGCATTCCGCAGTATTCAAATATTACGCTGAAGCGAGGTGTTTTTCAGGGCGACAACGAGTTCTTCCAGTGGCTAAACACAGTCAAACTTAATAAAATTGAACGGCGCGATTTGACAATTTCGCTGCTCAACGAGGAGCACGCTCCGGTTGTTGCCTGGAAGGTCAAGGACGCTTATCCGTGTAAAGTTGACGGGCCGTCACTGAACTCGACCGGCAACGAAGTGGCGATCGAAAGCATTGAGCTTTGCCACGAAGGGTTGACGATTGAATTCTCGTAA
- a CDS encoding phage tail sheath family protein, whose protein sequence is MAIYKTPGVYVEEISKLPASVAPVATAIPAFIGYTEKREKDGETLPANKPVRVTSMLEFEEIFGGAFDESLVATLTGPDVTEANTTIAVAAATALSPYTLYYNLQMYFANGGGPCYIVSVGTYAALPVPADPGTLVSVGELQAGVTAVEKEDEVTLLVVPEAVVLSPSNRKTINDDMLTQCNKLQDRFAIMDVSVLGGTADADGIGFRADVGPDYLKYGASYYPSLKTTISLNFENSGVAVTDSRTGGTFTGGNTLADVLVGGAAAVAATGTITVTDFNVLADDIITINGQAITEGAALDWQAGASNDDAAASIHAAIVVLGDADYTAEVAANVITITATSGDAGNSIALVYTDSGTGNGITLSGATLAGGSDGLTADKTLYNNIVKTIKKKFEITLYPSATMAGVYARVDNNRGVWKAPANVSLRMVKNPTVLVTNEQQMNLNVDATSGKSINVIRNFSGKGIIVWGARTLAGNDNEWRYVPVRRFFIFVEESVKKATEFVVFEPNDAKTWLRTKTMIENFLSGLWRDGALAGAKPEEAFFVKVGLGETMTALDILEGRMNIEIGMAAVRPAEFIILKFSHKLQES, encoded by the coding sequence ATGGCCATTTACAAAACACCCGGTGTATATGTTGAAGAAATATCGAAGTTACCGGCTTCGGTAGCTCCGGTCGCCACGGCGATTCCCGCATTCATCGGTTACACGGAAAAACGCGAGAAGGACGGGGAAACGCTGCCGGCAAATAAACCGGTTCGTGTTACTTCGATGCTCGAGTTTGAAGAGATCTTTGGCGGAGCTTTCGATGAAAGTTTGGTCGCTACACTCACAGGCCCTGATGTAACAGAAGCAAATACGACGATTGCTGTTGCGGCGGCAACGGCTTTGTCGCCTTATACGCTTTACTATAACCTTCAAATGTATTTTGCCAACGGCGGTGGGCCTTGCTATATCGTATCGGTTGGCACTTACGCGGCCTTGCCGGTACCGGCTGATCCGGGCACTTTGGTGAGCGTGGGCGAGTTGCAGGCAGGCGTGACCGCTGTTGAAAAGGAAGACGAAGTAACCTTGTTGGTTGTGCCGGAAGCAGTTGTGTTGAGCCCTTCGAACCGGAAAACCATCAACGACGATATGCTGACGCAGTGTAACAAGTTGCAGGATCGCTTTGCCATTATGGATGTGTCCGTATTGGGAGGAACAGCTGATGCCGACGGAATTGGATTTCGGGCTGATGTTGGGCCTGATTACCTGAAATACGGAGCTTCGTATTATCCGTCGCTGAAAACAACAATAAGTCTAAACTTCGAAAACTCGGGTGTGGCGGTCACAGACAGTCGGACCGGAGGAACCTTTACCGGTGGAAATACTTTGGCCGATGTTTTGGTCGGAGGTGCTGCTGCTGTTGCTGCAACCGGAACAATTACCGTCACTGATTTTAATGTACTGGCTGACGATATCATCACGATTAACGGACAGGCAATAACAGAAGGAGCCGCACTGGATTGGCAAGCCGGGGCTTCCAACGACGATGCGGCAGCGTCCATCCACGCAGCGATTGTTGTCTTGGGCGATGCGGATTACACCGCGGAGGTTGCAGCCAATGTGATCACCATTACGGCAACATCAGGTGACGCCGGAAACAGCATTGCTTTGGTTTACACGGATAGTGGCACTGGTAACGGAATAACCCTTTCAGGTGCGACGCTGGCTGGCGGATCGGATGGACTAACAGCGGATAAAACGCTCTACAACAACATTGTCAAAACCATTAAAAAGAAATTTGAAATAACCCTCTATCCATCAGCAACGATGGCCGGAGTGTACGCACGAGTCGATAACAATCGCGGGGTCTGGAAGGCGCCGGCAAATGTCAGTCTGCGAATGGTGAAAAATCCAACGGTTTTGGTGACCAACGAGCAGCAGATGAACCTGAATGTGGATGCCACTTCCGGCAAGTCGATCAATGTCATTCGTAATTTTTCAGGAAAAGGAATCATCGTTTGGGGGGCACGAACGCTGGCGGGCAACGATAATGAGTGGCGCTACGTTCCTGTTCGGCGGTTTTTCATTTTTGTGGAGGAGTCGGTGAAAAAAGCAACCGAGTTCGTGGTCTTCGAACCAAATGACGCGAAAACCTGGCTTCGAACTAAAACGATGATCGAAAACTTCCTGTCCGGTTTGTGGCGCGATGGTGCTTTAGCCGGTGCCAAACCCGAAGAAGCCTTCTTCGTGAAAGTTGGCCTTGGTGAAACGATGACCGCACTCGACATTCTGGAAGGCCGCATGAACATTGAGATCGGCATGGCTGCAGTTCGACCGGCCGAATTTATTATCCTGAAATTCTCGCACAAACTTCAGGAATCCTAA
- a CDS encoding DUF6913 domain-containing protein, translated as MGLKKRVVYWQLGRLVKSRRRTKKFVNLNHAQNVGIIWNENDRAAYEMLKKYLSDHKIQCKEICYSTDQREITFSPKDFTFFGKSKKPAVDEFINERFDLLLDISLADSLAVQIVRALSLASFKAGWSLATPNYFDFSVDVSQRRDAYFLAEQLIHYLNEIK; from the coding sequence ATGGGATTAAAAAAGAGAGTAGTTTATTGGCAGCTTGGTCGCCTGGTAAAATCCAGACGACGCACCAAGAAATTCGTCAACCTGAACCACGCGCAAAACGTGGGAATAATTTGGAACGAGAATGATCGGGCTGCGTACGAAATGCTGAAGAAATATCTGAGCGACCATAAGATCCAGTGTAAAGAAATTTGCTATTCAACGGATCAGCGCGAGATTACTTTCAGCCCAAAAGATTTTACGTTCTTTGGTAAATCCAAAAAACCGGCTGTTGACGAATTTATCAACGAACGATTTGATTTGCTGCTTGATATCAGTTTGGCCGACAGCTTGGCTGTTCAAATTGTTCGGGCGCTTTCGCTAGCATCGTTTAAAGCCGGATGGAGTTTAGCGACTCCCAATTATTTCGATTTCAGTGTCGATGTCAGCCAACGCCGAGATGCGTATTTTCTGGCCGAGCAACTGATTCATTATTTAAATGAAATAAAATAA
- the dapA gene encoding 4-hydroxy-tetrahydrodipicolinate synthase: protein MTHLFKGAGVALITPFKNDLSIDFNALETLVEEQIKGGMDYLVALGTTAETPTLTADEQKEVISCIKSKVNKRVPVMLGLGGNDPYKVIKTINDTDFDGIDGILSVTPYYNRPAQAGLIEHYKLIANACPVPVVLYNVPSRTGVNMESTTSVAIAKACPNVIAVKEASGESSQVAKMVKHGPDHFAVISGDDVLALPIIAVGGIGVISVIANALPKQLSDLIHFALDGKYNEARELHLKLVDLFKLLFREGNPAGIKALMEILGQANSNVRLPLFEASAELRKDLEDELKRIL, encoded by the coding sequence ATGACACACCTTTTTAAAGGCGCAGGGGTTGCATTGATCACCCCGTTTAAAAATGATCTTTCGATTGATTTCAATGCCCTCGAGACCTTGGTTGAAGAGCAAATCAAAGGCGGAATGGACTACCTGGTTGCTTTGGGCACAACTGCAGAAACACCGACTTTAACTGCCGACGAGCAAAAAGAAGTAATCAGCTGCATCAAATCGAAGGTTAACAAGCGCGTGCCTGTCATGTTGGGTTTGGGCGGAAACGATCCATATAAAGTCATCAAGACCATCAACGACACCGACTTTGACGGCATCGACGGGATTCTTTCAGTGACACCTTATTACAATCGCCCTGCACAAGCGGGCTTGATTGAACATTATAAACTGATCGCCAACGCCTGCCCGGTACCGGTTGTATTGTACAACGTGCCATCGCGCACCGGCGTAAATATGGAATCGACAACTTCGGTGGCCATCGCCAAGGCTTGCCCGAACGTAATCGCCGTGAAAGAAGCATCGGGTGAATCGTCTCAGGTTGCCAAAATGGTGAAACACGGACCGGATCATTTTGCCGTGATCTCGGGCGACGATGTGTTGGCGCTGCCAATCATTGCTGTTGGTGGAATTGGCGTGATCTCGGTGATTGCAAATGCTCTTCCAAAACAATTGTCGGACCTGATTCATTTTGCACTCGACGGAAAATACAACGAGGCCCGCGAACTGCACCTCAAACTGGTCGATCTGTTCAAACTGCTGTTCCGCGAAGGAAACCCGGCCGGAATTAAAGCATTGATGGAAATTTTGGGCCAGGCCAACAGCAATGTTCGCCTACCACTTTTCGAGGCCAGCGCCGAATTGCGTAAAGATTTGGAAGACGAACTGAAACGGATATTATAG
- the ligA gene encoding NAD-dependent DNA ligase LigA, translating into MNPEKAKEIIGALRHELEEHNYQYYVLSNPTISDYEFDMKLKELEKLETEFPQFFDLNSPTQRVGSDLNQEFVQVKHQYPMLSLSNTYSETELIDFDQRIKKLIDEPYEFVCELKFDGTSVSLIYENGSLLRAVTRGDGEKGDDVTANVRTIRSIPLKLKGNDFPAAFEMRGEILLPFAVFAELNQAREEAGDMPFANPRNAASGTLKMQNASEVAKRKLDAYFYYLLGENLPEDGHYENLERAKAWGFKISEHTKKCATIQEVIDFINYWDTERFNLPVATDGIVIKVNSRRLQNNLGFTAKSPRWAVAYKFKAEQVSTTLESVSFQVGRTGAVTPVANLTPVLLAGTIVKRASLHNADIINKLDLHFEDVVYVEKGGEIIPKIVDVNDSLRKPEAQKVEFIHNCPECGTPLVRRDGEAAHYCPNETGCAPQIKGKIEHFISRRAMDIDGLGQETIELLYQQGLIHNSADLYELTAEQLIPLERMGEKSAERILKSLDTSKNVPFERVLFALGIRFVGETVAKKLAQKMVSIEAIEAANLEDLTNIDEIGGKIAESVLAYFQNEQNVELINRLKAQGLCFELDHTILSERSDKLEGLSIVISGTFEKYSRDELKDMIEKNGGKNVGSISKKTSYLLAGSNVGPSKMEKVEKLGIPIISEDEFLKMIE; encoded by the coding sequence ATGAACCCAGAAAAGGCTAAAGAAATAATTGGCGCGTTGCGCCACGAATTGGAAGAGCATAACTATCAATATTATGTGCTGTCGAACCCGACGATCAGCGATTACGAATTCGACATGAAGTTGAAAGAACTGGAAAAACTGGAAACCGAATTTCCGCAGTTCTTCGATCTGAATTCGCCAACGCAGCGTGTTGGAAGCGACCTCAACCAGGAATTTGTACAAGTGAAACACCAATACCCGATGCTTTCGCTGTCGAATACCTACTCCGAAACGGAGTTGATTGATTTTGACCAGCGCATTAAAAAACTGATTGATGAGCCTTACGAATTTGTTTGCGAGCTGAAGTTTGACGGAACATCGGTGAGCCTGATTTACGAAAACGGCAGCCTGTTGCGTGCTGTTACCCGCGGTGATGGAGAAAAAGGCGACGATGTAACCGCCAATGTTCGCACCATCCGCAGTATTCCGCTGAAACTAAAAGGCAACGATTTCCCGGCAGCTTTTGAAATGCGCGGTGAAATTTTATTGCCGTTTGCTGTATTTGCCGAATTGAACCAGGCACGCGAAGAAGCCGGCGATATGCCTTTTGCCAATCCGCGAAATGCCGCGTCGGGAACACTGAAAATGCAAAACGCTTCGGAAGTTGCCAAACGCAAACTAGATGCCTATTTCTATTACCTGCTCGGCGAAAACCTGCCGGAAGACGGGCACTACGAAAATCTGGAACGGGCTAAAGCTTGGGGATTCAAAATATCGGAACACACCAAAAAATGTGCAACCATACAGGAAGTCATCGACTTTATCAATTATTGGGATACCGAGCGCTTTAACCTGCCGGTAGCCACCGACGGTATTGTAATCAAGGTGAACTCGCGCCGTTTACAAAACAACCTCGGGTTTACTGCAAAATCGCCCCGCTGGGCGGTGGCTTACAAATTTAAAGCTGAACAGGTGAGCACCACGCTCGAGTCGGTTAGCTTCCAGGTTGGACGCACCGGTGCTGTGACCCCGGTTGCAAACCTCACCCCTGTCCTGCTCGCCGGAACAATCGTCAAACGTGCCTCCTTGCACAATGCCGACATCATCAATAAGCTCGATCTGCATTTCGAGGATGTTGTTTATGTGGAGAAAGGCGGCGAGATTATTCCGAAGATTGTGGATGTGAACGATAGTCTGCGCAAACCTGAGGCTCAGAAGGTGGAATTCATTCACAACTGTCCGGAATGTGGTACACCACTGGTCCGTCGCGACGGTGAAGCAGCGCATTACTGCCCAAACGAAACGGGCTGCGCGCCGCAGATCAAAGGAAAAATTGAACACTTTATCAGTCGTCGCGCCATGGATATTGATGGCTTGGGACAGGAAACCATTGAACTGCTCTACCAGCAGGGATTGATTCACAACAGCGCCGACTTGTATGAGTTGACCGCCGAACAACTGATTCCGTTGGAACGCATGGGCGAAAAATCAGCCGAACGCATTTTGAAAAGCCTGGATACTTCGAAAAACGTTCCTTTCGAACGTGTACTTTTTGCATTGGGAATCCGTTTTGTCGGCGAAACCGTTGCTAAAAAGCTGGCGCAAAAAATGGTCAGCATCGAAGCAATCGAAGCTGCAAACTTGGAGGATCTGACCAATATTGACGAAATTGGCGGTAAAATTGCCGAAAGCGTTTTGGCTTATTTTCAGAATGAGCAAAACGTAGAACTCATCAACCGGCTGAAAGCACAGGGACTTTGTTTCGAGCTGGATCATACGATTTTGAGTGAACGCAGTGACAAACTGGAAGGACTGAGCATCGTCATTTCCGGAACTTTCGAAAAATACTCGCGTGACGAGTTAAAAGACATGATCGAAAAGAACGGAGGGAAAAACGTCGGCTCCATTTCCAAGAAAACCTCTTACCTGCTGGCTGGAAGTAATGTCGGGCCATCAAAAATGGAGAAAGTCGAGAAATTGGGCATCCCGATAATTTCAGAAGACGAGTTTTTAAAAATGATTGAGTAA
- the nspC gene encoding carboxynorspermidine decarboxylase, with protein sequence MKVEFPEIPSPCFVLEENLLRKNLELIQSVSKRAGVEIILAFKGFAMWSAFPIVREYISGATASSLHEAKLCFEEMKTEAHTYAPVYDMETFPEIIQLSSHITFNSLSQYERFYPMIQKSGKKISVALRVNPEFSEVETELYNPCAPGSRLGVIAEQIGDNLPEGIDGLHFHTLCESYSTDLEKTLMAVEEKFGKFLKQVKWLNMGGGHLMTRKGYNVEHLIELLKGLQTRYPNLHIIMEPGSAFAWETGFLKASVLDLVENKGIKTAMVNVSFAAHMPDCLEMPYQPRIRNSVFGPVSGKPTYRMGGNTCLSGDYYGYWSFEDELEIGDDLILEDMIHYTMVKTTFFNGVQHPSIGMIKSNGEFQLIRKFGYEDYKGKLS encoded by the coding sequence ATGAAAGTTGAATTTCCGGAAATCCCATCTCCTTGTTTCGTGTTGGAAGAAAACCTATTGCGTAAAAACCTGGAACTGATTCAATCCGTTTCAAAGCGTGCGGGTGTCGAAATCATTCTGGCTTTCAAAGGATTTGCCATGTGGAGCGCGTTCCCGATTGTTCGCGAATACATCAGCGGGGCAACTGCCAGTTCACTGCACGAAGCCAAACTTTGTTTCGAGGAGATGAAAACGGAGGCACATACTTATGCCCCTGTTTACGACATGGAGACTTTCCCGGAGATCATCCAACTTTCGAGCCACATTACTTTCAACTCGCTGAGTCAGTACGAGCGTTTTTACCCAATGATCCAGAAATCGGGCAAGAAAATATCGGTTGCCCTGCGTGTCAATCCGGAGTTCTCGGAAGTAGAGACTGAATTGTACAATCCCTGTGCGCCCGGCTCTCGTCTTGGCGTTATTGCCGAGCAAATTGGCGACAACTTACCGGAAGGTATTGATGGCTTGCACTTCCACACCCTTTGCGAATCGTATTCAACCGATTTGGAAAAAACATTGATGGCAGTTGAAGAGAAGTTCGGCAAATTTCTGAAACAAGTGAAGTGGCTTAACATGGGTGGCGGCCACCTGATGACCCGCAAAGGCTACAATGTAGAACACCTAATTGAATTGCTGAAAGGCCTTCAAACTCGCTATCCGAACCTGCACATCATCATGGAACCGGGAAGCGCTTTTGCATGGGAAACCGGTTTCCTGAAAGCTTCGGTTTTAGATTTGGTAGAAAACAAAGGAATCAAAACTGCCATGGTGAATGTGTCGTTCGCAGCACACATGCCCGATTGCCTGGAAATGCCTTACCAGCCCCGCATCCGGAATTCGGTGTTTGGCCCGGTTAGCGGCAAACCAACTTACCGCATGGGTGGCAATACCTGCCTGAGTGGCGATTATTACGGCTATTGGTCGTTTGAAGATGAACTGGAAATTGGCGACGATTTGATTCTGGAAGACATGATCCATTACACGATGGTGAAAACCACTTTCTTCAACGGGGTTCAGCATCCGTCCATCGGCATGATTAAATCGAATGGCGAATTTCAATTGATCCGTAAATTCGGCTACGAAGACTACAAGGGGAAACTTAGTTAG
- a CDS encoding phage tail sheath family protein yields the protein MAIYKTPGVYIEEISTLPASVAGVETAIPAFIGYTAVAVQDGVGVTGKAIRISSLLEYAEIFGGPNNEDIVVTLNDTVNSSNEVTDRSVTVAVPSVSEFKMYYQLQMFFNNGGGDCYILSVGDYSSGVSQSVLSDRIALLETVDEPTLLVFPDAVSLGNVGEYGQVIQASLTHCNKLQDRFTIADMYGDDATAYRGSLGNDYLKYGASYYPFLETTLNYGFDETAVEINTHNQTGGGAIADLTGTSLATLASSEPSLYRTILAEIAKKRVVLSPCGAVAGIYARVDRDRGVWKAPANVGVRSVVGPVTKITHQEQEALNVDASTGKSINAIRVFAGKGTLVWGSRTLAGNDNEWRYVPVRRLYIFIEESVKKATEFVVFEPNDANTWLRTKTMIENFLTTLWRDGALAGAKPNEAFFVKVGLGETMTAIDILEGRMIIEIGMAAVRPAEFIILKFSHKMQES from the coding sequence ATGGCAATTTATAAAACTCCGGGAGTTTATATCGAAGAGATTTCCACTTTACCGGCGTCTGTCGCCGGGGTTGAAACGGCGATACCGGCCTTCATCGGTTACACGGCGGTGGCTGTGCAGGATGGTGTTGGGGTGACCGGAAAGGCAATCCGAATTTCTTCGCTGTTGGAATATGCCGAAATATTTGGCGGCCCCAACAACGAGGACATCGTGGTTACGCTGAACGACACAGTCAATTCAAGCAACGAAGTGACCGACCGTTCGGTGACAGTTGCTGTTCCTTCGGTTTCTGAATTCAAGATGTACTACCAGCTGCAAATGTTTTTCAATAACGGTGGCGGAGATTGTTACATCCTGTCGGTTGGCGATTATTCGTCGGGTGTGTCGCAATCGGTTCTCAGTGATCGTATTGCATTGCTGGAAACGGTGGACGAACCTACGTTGTTGGTTTTTCCTGATGCCGTTTCGCTGGGTAATGTCGGCGAATACGGGCAGGTCATCCAGGCGTCGCTGACCCATTGCAACAAACTACAGGATCGCTTTACGATTGCTGATATGTACGGCGACGATGCAACAGCTTATCGCGGATCACTTGGTAACGACTACCTGAAGTATGGAGCTTCCTATTATCCCTTCCTCGAAACCACATTGAATTACGGATTTGACGAGACTGCGGTCGAGATTAATACACACAATCAAACTGGTGGTGGTGCCATCGCTGATTTGACCGGTACAAGCCTGGCAACGCTCGCTTCTAGTGAGCCTAGTTTGTACCGAACCATTTTGGCCGAGATTGCCAAGAAACGCGTTGTGCTTTCTCCCTGCGGAGCAGTAGCCGGAATTTACGCTCGCGTTGACCGGGATCGCGGTGTGTGGAAAGCGCCTGCCAATGTGGGTGTGCGGTCGGTTGTTGGTCCGGTTACCAAGATTACGCACCAGGAACAGGAAGCGCTGAATGTAGATGCTTCAACCGGTAAGTCCATCAATGCCATCCGCGTATTTGCGGGCAAAGGAACACTGGTCTGGGGATCACGAACGTTGGCGGGAAACGACAACGAATGGCGCTACGTGCCGGTTCGCCGACTGTATATTTTCATTGAGGAATCGGTGAAAAAGGCAACCGAATTTGTGGTCTTCGAGCCGAATGACGCAAATACCTGGCTGCGAACCAAGACGATGATCGAGAACTTTCTGACCACACTTTGGCGAGACGGCGCTTTGGCTGGCGCCAAACCCAACGAAGCCTTTTTCGTGAAAGTTGGCTTGGGTGAAACCATGACGGCCATCGACATCCTCGAAGGACGGATGATTATTGAAATCGGAATGGCTGCTGTTCGTCCGGCGGAATTCATCATTTTGAAATTCTCGCACAAAATGCAGGAATCTTAA
- a CDS encoding MFS transporter, with protein MTSLSESALLRYIAFTLLYFAQGIPQGLLMYSLPAWFAMNGISPGAISGFIAVIALPWSLKIIAAPFTDRFAYLPMGRRKPWLLFGQIGLTAGLVGLAFVPNPLSNLPALMVIGFLSSLFGVFQDVSTDGMAIDLLPRRQHARANGLMWGAKILGIAATVALCSFLIDSQGYFWAMISLAAILSLIMLVPVFMKERSCEKRFPWSRGKADPEAIYWDSQNWRAIVRSLLQVIFLPASLAMGFAALCLSIGSGLMDAILPVFTVQNLNWTDVDYSSVFSTTNLITGVLAMAVAGLMIDFWGKRRMISLFAILMFALTVSMALFHEYWATTWFVKGFFILFYALDTFATVAIFAIAMQLCWKRIAATQFALYMAVSNIGISFGAWLMGQLKTHFGWDVIFLSYAGLMILALVGISLMNLQKHAQQVDLLMSNFLDERIKNEALRRRA; from the coding sequence ATGACATCGTTATCGGAAAGTGCCTTGTTGAGGTACATTGCGTTTACATTGCTGTACTTCGCACAAGGAATTCCGCAGGGATTACTCATGTATTCGCTACCGGCCTGGTTTGCGATGAATGGAATTTCTCCGGGAGCAATAAGCGGTTTTATTGCCGTTATTGCGCTACCGTGGAGCTTAAAAATTATAGCTGCACCTTTTACCGACCGATTTGCCTATTTGCCAATGGGGCGACGAAAACCCTGGCTGTTATTCGGGCAAATCGGATTGACGGCCGGGCTTGTAGGTTTGGCTTTTGTTCCCAATCCGCTGAGCAATTTACCTGCTTTAATGGTGATTGGCTTTCTGAGCAGCTTGTTCGGCGTATTCCAGGATGTTTCGACGGACGGCATGGCGATCGATTTATTACCCCGACGTCAGCATGCACGCGCAAACGGATTGATGTGGGGTGCCAAAATTTTGGGAATTGCTGCGACAGTTGCTTTGTGTAGTTTTTTGATTGACTCTCAAGGCTATTTCTGGGCGATGATTTCCTTGGCTGCCATTTTAAGTTTGATCATGCTCGTTCCTGTTTTTATGAAAGAACGGAGTTGCGAAAAACGGTTTCCCTGGTCGAGAGGAAAGGCTGATCCTGAAGCTATTTATTGGGATTCACAAAACTGGCGGGCGATTGTTCGCAGTTTGCTGCAGGTTATATTTTTACCTGCTAGTTTGGCGATGGGATTTGCCGCGCTTTGCTTGTCCATCGGTAGTGGACTAATGGATGCGATTCTGCCTGTTTTTACCGTCCAGAATCTCAATTGGACGGACGTTGATTACTCGAGTGTCTTTTCAACTACGAATTTGATAACAGGTGTGTTAGCCATGGCAGTTGCCGGGCTGATGATTGATTTCTGGGGGAAAAGAAGAATGATTTCCCTCTTTGCAATTTTAATGTTTGCCCTCACGGTGTCGATGGCCCTGTTTCATGAATATTGGGCGACGACCTGGTTTGTGAAAGGATTCTTTATTCTGTTCTACGCGCTCGATACCTTTGCCACGGTAGCCATATTTGCCATAGCCATGCAACTGTGCTGGAAGCGAATTGCTGCGACACAATTTGCGCTTTACATGGCGGTTTCCAACATTGGTATTTCGTTTGGAGCCTGGCTCATGGGTCAGTTGAAAACACACTTTGGTTGGGATGTCATTTTCCTATCCTATGCCGGATTGATGATTTTAGCACTGGTTGGCATTTCCCTGATGAACCTTCAGAAACACGCGCAACAGGTTGATCTGCTCATGTCGAACTTCCTGGATGAGAGAATCAAAAATGAAGCGCTTCGACGAAGAGCTTAA
- a CDS encoding DUF4255 domain-containing protein — translation MKKHYLQAMIHTALSFITNELNQYLQLRTGTPGVDRVFLTSVATESNGVIIPDKSLGVSLINIEEERVYKDQRNSLVNNSGNVEYLNPEIKLNLYVLISANFQDKKANDSSDDYVEGLKQLSFVISFFQAKNVFTQENSPALADYDPNLRRLVIELYSYSFEQLYNFWTVVGAKYLPSVLYKLKIVSFQERQVSGIAAPIEHIRIDSKTKSQ, via the coding sequence TTGAAAAAGCATTATTTGCAGGCAATGATACACACAGCGCTTTCTTTTATTACCAACGAATTGAATCAATACCTCCAACTGCGCACCGGTACGCCGGGCGTTGACCGGGTATTTTTAACGAGCGTGGCCACGGAGAGTAACGGGGTAATTATCCCGGACAAGTCGCTTGGGGTGTCGTTAATTAATATTGAAGAGGAGCGGGTTTACAAAGACCAACGAAATTCACTGGTTAATAACTCCGGGAATGTTGAATACCTGAATCCGGAAATCAAGCTGAATCTTTACGTGTTGATTTCTGCCAATTTCCAGGACAAGAAGGCAAATGATTCTTCCGACGATTACGTTGAGGGCTTGAAACAGCTTTCGTTTGTCATTTCATTTTTCCAGGCAAAGAATGTTTTCACACAGGAAAATTCGCCGGCTTTGGCTGATTACGATCCCAATCTCCGACGTCTGGTGATCGAATTGTATTCCTATTCCTTTGAACAACTCTACAACTTCTGGACTGTGGTTGGGGCAAAATATCTGCCCTCGGTACTCTACAAACTGAAGATCGTTTCCTTCCAGGAACGACAAGTTTCGGGCATTGCGGCTCCAATCGAGCATATTCGTATCGATAGTAAAACCAAGAGCCAATGA